The genomic DNA TAAAAAACATTTCTTTGATCCGACGTGTATTCCTAGTGTTGCCTACACTGACCCTGAAATTGCTTGGGTGGGCGTGACTGAAAATGAAGCCAAGGCTAAAGGCATTGCTTATGGGAAAGGAGTTTTTCCATGGGCGGCAAGTGGTCGTGCATTATGTGTTGGTCGTGATGAGGGCATGACAAAAGTGTTATTTGATAAAGCGACTAACCGTATTATCGGCGCCAGCATCGTTGGTGTAAATGCTGGTGAGCTCATCAGTGAAGTCGCTTTAGCGATTGAAATGGGCTGTGATGCTGAAGATATTGCATTGACTATTCATCCTCATCCAACCTTGTCTGAGTCGATTTGTATGGCAACAGAAGTGTTTGAAGGGACAATTACGGATCTTTATATGCCTAAGAAGGAAAAAGAATAAAATGTACATGAGTGTTGCGTGATATTTATCGAGGACAATATTTTGCTAAACAGGGCGACTGCCAGTCGCCCCTACAAGAGGTCGATACAAGTTCTTGCGCCACAATCTATTCGAGGTCATCAGAAAACATATTAGAGCTCTTTTCAAACCCTTATGGTCGTCATTGCGAGCACTCGAAGCTTGTCGTAATTGCGAGTACTCGAAGCAATCCATCTTGTCCTATTATTTTGGATGGATTGCCGCGCTTTGCTCGCAATGACTTCCCCTGCGGGGACGTTCGGAAAGAAGTCTATTTATAAATCGGCAATTCCTATAAGACTTTCAGGAAACGAATTGGCCGATGTAGGGGCTACTGGCAGTCGCCCTGTTTAGCAAAATATTGCAGTTAATGAATATAATCAAAGTCAGACGAATAGTTTTTCGAAAAAATGCTCTCCACAAAGTTTAAAAAACTAAAATTGCCAAAATAATATTTCCTTAAGTTAAGATCGATATGATTTGCAGTCTGTAAATACTAAGAATAATAAAGGTGGGTTTTATGTTCATTACTGAACGAGGGAGTCTAGCTGAATCTCTACTTGGTGCTGTATCGATCGATCCTCAGCCATTAGTATTAACAGAGCTGTTAGAAAATCTCACGACTTCTAAAGCGAAAGTGACTTATTCCACAAAATTCCTAGTATGGACCACTTTTTTAGCCGTTGCCAGTGCTGCAATTTTCTTTTTTTCTGCGCAAAAAGCCAGTGAAGATTATGTGGCATTGTTACCTGAAGACGCTAAAGACGCGAGTTTCATCTTTGAGTGGATTGCACCTGTTTCTGTGGCGCTGACGAATACTATTTTCAATCACGAAGTTTTTCTTAATCTTTGGGGTTCAATAGAAAAACTATGGCCTGCGCTTTTAGCATATTTGCACTATATGTGGCAGCATCCTCTTGTTGAGGGAAATGCGTGGCTGGTGAGTGCCGCTACGATTCTGCCTTTTTGGTATATTAGCATACATGATCCTATCGAATTTTTTATCCCTGAAACCATCTCTTCATTATTATGTTTATTTATTTTTTATAATGGAGCAGAAACATGTTATCAAGTCGCGGCTTATCCAAGCATGCAGCTCTTTTGGCTAAATATTCAATTATGTTTCTTGTCTTTGGTTGCCATCTTTTTCAGAGATAAAGTGAGCTTGGCAATAGAGAATTGTATGCATTTGATTGAAGTTGCTAAAGCCAAGTCTTTGCTTGTCGATGCACTCGAAGATACTTATTACACTTTTTATTATACGAACCCAGATAACAGAAAGAAGCTTGTTGATCTTTTGAAGAATAATGAAACTGACTTACTTCAGGCTTTGCTAGTACCTCAAGAGGATATGCCGCTAATACCAAATTTGGTCTATCAATCCAATATATTGTTATTCATTAAATTTGTTATTTTTGGTGCCTTTGCGATGGAACAGAATTTTGGTCACGCGGTTGAATCTTATAAAGCAGGGGCAGA from Gammaproteobacteria bacterium includes the following:
- a CDS encoding dihydrolipoyl dehydrogenase (E3 component of pyruvate and 2-oxoglutarate dehydrogenase complex; catalyzes the oxidation of dihydrolipoamide to lipoamide), producing KKHFFDPTCIPSVAYTDPEIAWVGVTENEAKAKGIAYGKGVFPWAASGRALCVGRDEGMTKVLFDKATNRIIGASIVGVNAGELISEVALAIEMGCDAEDIALTIHPHPTLSESICMATEVFEGTITDLYMPKKEKE